A segment of the Pedobacter faecalis genome:
TCTTACCTCGCCGATGGAATACGCACCAATAAAAAGATAGCCCGACAGGAGCAGCACGGAATAGAGCAAAAGTCCGTAGGTAAAGATATCTAGTAGTATAGTCTGCCAGCTCATTTCATTTCATTTTTTACTTGTGCTACCATCTCATTGATGGGATAGACATTCGTATCTACGTATTGTTCGAGGAGGTCGGTTCCTTCGCCAATAATGAACAGTGTGCGTACAAGTGCAAGTTTTAGGCCGAGGTGAGATGTAGCCAAAAAATTTATCAGGGCAGGTACGTCTTCCCTGTCGCCGATTTTGGCGAGAACCTTTGCAATGACCAGCTGGATATCGACGGGTTGACCGGGAAATATTTCAACAAGTCTATCGGAAGTGTTTTCCGTGTATATGTCGGATAGTGTCAGGACAGCCTGTGCGCGCACTTCGGCCTGGGGATGATCAAGGCATAGCATGATATCGTCGTACAGTTCGAAATGATGATAATTCCGGGCGAGCTTAAGTGCAAAAATGATCACACTGGCATTGTCGGATCGTAGCCAATGATCAACACCCTTAAGCTCTGTGTGCGGCAATTGGGAAAGTTCTTTCAGCAGGCGGATCTGCTGCCATTCGGAAATCTGGTAGGATACGTTGTCTAGAAACCGAAGACCTTCGAAACCAGATAGTTTAAGTACGGCAATCTGAGCTTCGACTCGAACCAGGTCATTTTTATCGTTGGTGAAGCGGGATACAAGATTCAGATGCTCGGTGAGTTCCATGGCGCCGATCTGCTGCAAACCATGCGATTTTTTATGCCATTGCGAGCTCTCCGCCATTTTAAGCGCGAACTTGTCGAGCCCAAGCTGTATGTATAGCCTCTGAAGGTTGCGGAACGATTGCCCCGAAAGGCTTCTTGAGGCTGAAACAATTTTTCTGGTCAGATGATGCCTGAATCGCTGGTTCGCCAACAGCTCATTTAACCTGGTGGTGATCGGTATAATATGATGCTTATCATCTTCATCAAAAAAGATCGCCTTGCGAACCAGAAGGTCGGACATGTGGTTCCATTTACCGTATTTCTGTCGCCGTTTCTTTCTGACAAGCAGATAAACGCTCATAAATACCGTCAATGTAACTGCAGTACCAAGCAGAAATATCAGGGAAACACCAAGATAGATCATTTGGGGACTTGTATGGCCAATCTTCTGATGCGGACGGAGAGCTCATTCGGACTGAATGGCTTGGTGATAAAATCATCTGCACCGAGCTTAAATGCCTCTAAAACGACATCTTCCTGCCCCATAGCAGAGAGGATGATGATAGGTGTGTTGAGCTTTTCTTTAACTGCACCTACGATTTCGAGCCCGGAATTATAAGGCATCATGATATCTGAAATGACAAGATCCGGACTCATGGTGTCAATTTTAGAAAGGGCCTCGCGACCGTCCCTGGCAATGACAACGTCGTGTCCGTCCTTTTTTAAACGGAACTCTAGGGTCTTAAGCATTAATTCATCGTCTTCAGCAATCAAAATTCTCATACGGATATTTAAGGGATGTTTTGTGTTTTGTATATGCTAATATAAATAAACTAAAAGACTATGTAAGTTGTTCTTTTTAAAAAAACATAACCCTATGAAAACGAATGAAACAACACAGCAGGACGTGGACAATGTATTGCTCATGTCGGCACAGCAGAACATCGGTGAACGACCGGAGCGACCGGTTGACGACGCTGACGAGATGAGCGACTATGACTCATCGGAAGATACCGGAAACACGGAGGAAGATCTGGACCTGGACTTAAGCGATGATCCGGATACTGACCTGTATGAAGATGATTTGGACGCATTAAACGGAGAAGACGATGAAGACTAACATATTAAACCTGTCGGTCGCCTTGATTGCTGCCTGTGCAATCGGCGCTTGTTCCGGAGCCCGGGAAACGGCAGTTACCACAACAGGTACTGCACCTTTAACCGGCGCTGAAGCTGTAACGGAAAATCTTAACACGCCGGATAAACCGACAGCCTTAACATCAGCAGGAAGCCAGATCACACTGGATACCCTTGCATTAAACTTTCCGACAGACCAAAACGGACAGATAAGCGCTGCCGATTTTGTTGCACACGCGGCGCTTGCGGGAAAGAAGGAAGTAGAGCTGGGTCGCATTGCCCAGCAAAAGGGACAAAGTGGCGAGGTTAGAAGTTTTGGTGCAATGATGGTGACAGATCATACCAAGGCGAACGCAGAACTGCAGGCCCTGGCTACATCGAAAAACATCAGCAAAATGCAGCCCGACTCTATTCCTGTAGATATGGACATCGCTATGGCATCCAAGCAGCTTAACGCACTAAGCGGCGAGCAGTTTGACCGCGTGTACCTGACGACCATGCTGAATGATCATCGTAAGGCGATTGCCCTGCATGAGCTTGGCGCTAAATCATCAGATGCGCAGGTAAAGGCCTATGCGGAAAAACACTTGCCTTCGCTTCGCAACCATATGGCTGCGGTAGAGAAACTGCAGTAGTGAAAGCTTAGTAAAGCGCTAAAACACTAAAAAGGCGCCTCCTTGCGGAAGGCGCCTTTTTAGTTTAAGAACCTTTTATCTTATTTGATAGAACCTTTTACGGATTTAGCTGAATCAAGGTGCATCTTCAAAATAGGAAGGGTTTTAGAAGCGAAGGCTTTAATATCGGCGTCTTTGGATGTCTTCGACGCATCTTCAAATAAATTAACGTCATCTTTGTGGTCGTCGACCATCATGGCCATG
Coding sequences within it:
- a CDS encoding HEAT repeat domain-containing protein, which produces MIYLGVSLIFLLGTAVTLTVFMSVYLLVRKKRRQKYGKWNHMSDLLVRKAIFFDEDDKHHIIPITTRLNELLANQRFRHHLTRKIVSASRSLSGQSFRNLQRLYIQLGLDKFALKMAESSQWHKKSHGLQQIGAMELTEHLNLVSRFTNDKNDLVRVEAQIAVLKLSGFEGLRFLDNVSYQISEWQQIRLLKELSQLPHTELKGVDHWLRSDNASVIIFALKLARNYHHFELYDDIMLCLDHPQAEVRAQAVLTLSDIYTENTSDRLVEIFPGQPVDIQLVIAKVLAKIGDREDVPALINFLATSHLGLKLALVRTLFIIGEGTDLLEQYVDTNVYPINEMVAQVKNEMK
- a CDS encoding DUF4142 domain-containing protein, with protein sequence MKTNILNLSVALIAACAIGACSGARETAVTTTGTAPLTGAEAVTENLNTPDKPTALTSAGSQITLDTLALNFPTDQNGQISAADFVAHAALAGKKEVELGRIAQQKGQSGEVRSFGAMMVTDHTKANAELQALATSKNISKMQPDSIPVDMDIAMASKQLNALSGEQFDRVYLTTMLNDHRKAIALHELGAKSSDAQVKAYAEKHLPSLRNHMAAVEKLQ
- a CDS encoding response regulator transcription factor: MRILIAEDDELMLKTLEFRLKKDGHDVVIARDGREALSKIDTMSPDLVISDIMMPYNSGLEIVGAVKEKLNTPIIILSAMGQEDVVLEAFKLGADDFITKPFSPNELSVRIRRLAIQVPK